The proteins below come from a single Malus sylvestris chromosome 3, drMalSylv7.2, whole genome shotgun sequence genomic window:
- the LOC126616039 gene encoding cysteine synthase 2-like — protein sequence MAPVRSTGAIVAAVSVSMALLSLFLYKSKLSSKKTKLTLPSKKNHTNGLVGAIGNTPLIRINSLSDATGCEILGKCEFLNPGGSVKDRVAVKIIAEALESGDLAPGGVVTEGSAGSTAISLATVAPAYGCKCHVVIPDDAAIEKSQILEALGATVERVRPVSITHRDHFVNVARRRATEANELAMKHRKDEQMNGQALEQTNGFQCDGEKQSVVSSYTGGFFADQFENMANFRAHYEGTGPEIWEQTGGNVDAFVAAAGTGGTVAGVSRFLQEKKSNVKCFLIDPPGSGLYNKVTRGVMYTREEAEGRRLKNPFDTITEGIGINRITKNFMMAKLDGAFRGTDKEAVEMSRFLMKNDGLFLGSSSAMNCVGAVRAAQALGPGHTIVTILCDSGMRHLSKFFSAEYLSQYGLTPSASGLEFLGVG from the exons ATGGCGCCTGTGAGAAGCACAGGCGCTATTGTGGCGGCAGTCTCTGTGTCAATGGCGttgctctctctcttcctctacAAGTCCAAACTCTCCTCCAAAAAGACCAAACTAACCCTGCCCTCGAAGAAAAATCACACGAATGGCCTCGTTGGTGCCATCGGCAACACCCCTCTGATCCGCATCAACAGCCTCTCTGACGCCACCGGCTGTGAA ATTCTTGGGAAGTGCGAGTTTTTGAACCCGGGAGGGAGTGTGAAAGACAGAGTTGCTGTCAAAATTATTGCAGAG GCTTTGGAATCTGGAGACCTTGCTCCAGGTGGAGTAGTCACCGAGGGGAGTGCAGGAAGCACAGCTATAAGCCTTGCTACGGTCGCTCCTGCTTATGGTTGCAAATGTCACGTGGTTATACCTGATGACGCTGCTATTGAGAAG TCTCAAATACTTGAAGCCCTGGGAGCGACTGTTGAAAGGGTAAGACCGGTGTCAATTACGCACAGAGACCACTTTGTGAATGTTGCTAGGCGACGGGCAACGGAAGCAAATGAATTAGCAATGAAGCATAGGAAAGATGAACAAATGAATGGCCAAGCCCTTGAGCAGACTAATGGTTTCCAATGTGATGGAGAGAAACAAAGTGTGGTCTCAAGTTACACTGGTGGTTTCTTTGCTGATCAGTTTGAAAATATGGCAAACTTCCGGGCCCACTATGAGGGTACTGGGCCTGAAATTTGGGAACAGACTGGAGGAAATGTAGATGCATTTGTGGCGGCAGCAGGAACAGGTGGTACAGTGGCTGGTGTGTCCAGGTTTCTCCAG GAAAAGAAGTCTAATGTCAAGTGCTTCCTGATAGATCCCCCTGGTTCTGGTTTATACAATAAAGTTACAAGGGGAGTGATGTACACTAGAGAGGAGGCTGAAGGACGAAGGCTAAAAAATCCATTTGACACGATAACTGAAGGAATTGGAATCAATAGAATAACAAAGAACTTTATGATGGCAAAACTTGATGGGGCTTTCCGAGGCACAGACAAGGAAGCTGTTGAAATGTCCAG GTTTCTTATGAAGAACGATGGGCTCTTTTTGGGGAGTTCTTCAGCCATGAATTGTGTTGGAGCAGTCCGAGCGGCACAGGCACTTGGTCCCGGTCACACAATTGTGACCATTTTATGCGATAGTGGGATGAGACATTTGAGCAAATTTTTCAGCGCTGAGTATCTGTCTCAATATGGTTTGACACCCTCGGCTAGCGGATTAGAGTTCCTGGGTGTTGGATGA
- the LOC126616046 gene encoding uncharacterized protein LOC126616046, with protein sequence MDPSPVRTTPPLEEEDEWDTDGFVIPSLVVEEQDKQNQDAPTVEASKPPSPKAEKEEKIYLGPHGAPPLQSKQQEVNPGGRKQKFKQKLKEADRKSTGAGRENKLENLRELVGDGKGSSSMAKGSNRDWLDPHCHESEFEKWNSR encoded by the exons ATGGACCCCTCTCCAGTGCGAACCACTCCACCTctcgaagaagaagatgagtggg ACACTGATGGGTTCGTGATTCCGAGCTTGGTGGTTGAAGAGCAAGATAAACAAAATCAGGATGCTCCAACAGTGGAAGCTTCAAAACCTCCATCTCCGAAG GcggaaaaagaagagaagataTACTTAGGACCGCACGGGGCTCCTCCTTTGCAATCAAAGCAGCAAGAGGTAAACCCTGGTGGCCGTAAGCAGAAGTTCAAGCAGAAACTGAAGGAAGCGGATAGGAAAAGTACCGGGGCAGGCCGAGAGAATAAGTTGGAGAATCTGAGAGAGCTTGTGGGCGATGGGAAAGGAAGCAGCAGCATGGCAAAGGGTTCTAACAGGGATTGGTTAGACCCACACTGCCATGAGTCTGAGTTCGAGAAGTGGAACAGCCGGTGA
- the LOC126616038 gene encoding putative WEB family protein At1g65010, chloroplastic isoform X1 has product MQQQKMEQPEEELKNVKEQLQAVEVERDRAVDEHQETKKVAEEANMRLSEELATQNDVGMLSELSFTKELLSNARQELKSRAENIESLKLELGKAKGLELKLTENVKTFEAQAKTLLSQNEERIRELEIKADNAKTSDAHAKALLSESKKRIRELEMKLAENMKSTEAEAHTKALLFTKEKRIRDLELKLAEKAEISEPHMKALLLKSEERIRELEFELAEYMKSTNVGADTKALLSENEKKVGELEVKMAENAETSEAQTKTLLLKSDEKIQELELKLAENVETSEAHTKALLSEREGKIRDLELKLAENVSTSEARAKSLLSESEGRIQELKLKLAEKVESSEAETKALLSESDKRIRELEMEIEKRKQSEARILDSLITQTNQLEQTKVLLEEAKFESASFRKKLENEDESAESSQDSSASHDHDQPESNISMKEELESLKSELQLTKENLVDVQKKEQLATSMVEKLLEEIKVLKHELKLATEAEENGGRAMDDLAFALKEVATEANQLKDKLCVSQAELEHSRAQEERLNAISKSNEESYKTLLDEARREAERHKNVAARLKIEHEESVLAWSGKETGFVNCIRGAEEDRHAAQQENFRLHELLLETDNRAMLSKEENSKLRDILKQALNEANVAKEATAIAQAENSQLKDTLAGKEEALNFLTRENENYRVNEIAAHENIKELKRLLIESSKNEEKEKIPTKEKDCKKEEKEKTPSKEKDSKKEAKEKTQSKELKKEVKEKKPPKDVKKEDTGKEKPPLSGDAKKEDKEKTSSKDDKDTTTSQNGSIFGKVFSFNLKELKVSNSHEEVVDHDDDEIELDEALKDSIFEVDSPGSADHRRNSSSTFTDDGDGFQSDDYDHLDGTPGENSRKKKALLRRFGDLIKRSTTYSTKKEPSPDPKKEPSPDTKEETSPTKKEPSPE; this is encoded by the coding sequence ATGCAGCAACAAAAAATGGAGCAACCCGAAGAGGAGTTGAAGAATGTGAAGGAGCAATTGCAAGCAGTGGAGGTAGAAAGAGATCGAGCTGTCGATGAGCATCAAGAGACGAAAAAAGTGGCAGAAGAGGCCAACATGAGGCTTAGTGAAGAATTGGCAACGCAGAATGATGTCGGGATGCTCTCAGAATTAAGTTTCACGAAGGAGCTGCTGTCGAATGCAAGGCAAGAACTGAAGAGTAGAGCGGAGAATATTGAGTCTTTGAAACTTGAGTTGGGAAAGGCCAAAGGTTTGGAGCTCAAGTTGACTGAGAATGTAAAAACCTTTGAAGCTCAAGCGAAGACTTTATTGTCTCAAAACGAAGAAAGGATTCGGGAATTGGAGATCAAAGCGGACAATGCAAAAACCTCGGATGCTCATGCAAAGGCCTTATTGTCGGAAAGTAAAAAAAGAATTCGCGAATTGGAGATGAAACTGGCAGAGAATATGAAGTCCACTGAGGCAGAGGCTCACACAAAGGCTTTATTattcacaaaggaaaaaagaatTCGGGATTTGGAGCTCAAACTGGCAGAAAAAGCGGAAATCTCCGAGCCTCACATGAAGGCTTTATTGCTCAAAAGTGAGGAAAGAATTCGGGAATTGGAGTTCGAACTGGCAGAGTATATGAAGTCCACTAACGTAGGGGCAGACACAAAGGCTTTACTGTccgaaaatgaaaaaaaggTTGGGGAACTTGAGGTCAAAATGGCAGAGAATGCAGAAACCTCGGAGGCTCAAACGAAGACGTTATTGCTCAAAAGTGACGAAAAAAttcaggaattggagctcaaaCTGGCAGAGAATGTGGAAACCTCTGAGGCTCATACAAAAGCTTTATTGTCAgaacgtgaaggaaaaattcgAGACTTGGAGCTTAAACTAGCAGAGAATGTTAGCACCTCCGAGGCTCGCGCAAAGTCTTTATTGTCTGAAAGTGAAGGAAGGATTCAGGAATTGAAGCTCAAACTGGCAGAGAAGGTGGAATCCTCTGAGGCTGAAACGAAGGCTTTATTGTCTGAAAGTGACAAGAGAATTCGAGAACTGGAAATGGAAATAGAGAAAAGGAAGCAATCAGAAGCAAGAATTCTTGATTCATTGATCACCCAAACCAACCAACTTGAACAGACCAAGGTTTTACTTGAAGAGGCAAAGTTTGAGAGTGCCTCTTTTCGCAAGAAATTGGAGAACGAAGATGAATCCGCTGAAAGTAGTCAAGATAGTAGTGCATCTCATGATCATGATCAACCCGAAAGTAATATTTCCATGAAGGAGGAATTAGAGAGTCTCAAGTCTGAGCTTCAATTGACAAAGGAGAATCTGGTTGATGTCCAAAAAAAGGAGCAACTTGCTACGTCGATGGTTGAGAAATTACTTGAGGAGATTAAAGTACTTAAACATGAACTGAAGTTGGCAACCGAAGCTGAAGAAAATGGAGGAAGGGCGATGGATGATCTGGCTTTCGCATTGAAAGAAGTTGCGACAGAAGCCAACCAGTTGAAAGATAAACTTTGCGTGAGCCAAGCAGAGTTAGAGCACTCAAGAGCACAAGAAGAGCGTCTGAATGCAATCTCAAAGAGCAACGAGGAAAGTTACAAAACGCTACTGGATGAAGCAAGGAGAGAAGCCGAAAGACACAAAAACGTTGCTGCCAGGTTGAAAATAGAACATGAAGAGTCGGTTTTGGCATGGAGCGGGAAAGAAACCGGCTTTGTTAATTGTATTAGAGGAGCCGAGGAGGATCGACATGCTGCACAACAAGAGAACTTTAGATTGCACGAGTTGCTTCTAGAGACGGATAATAGAGCCATGTTATCAAAGGAAGAAAATAGCAAGTTGCGCGATATACTTAAGCAGGCCTTAAATGAAGCAAATGTTGCAAAAGAAGCTACCGCCATTGCTCAAGCCGAAAATTCTCAACTCAAAGATACCCTGGCTGGAAAAGAGGAGGCCTTGAATTTCCTTACTCGAGAGAACGAAAATTACAGGGTAAATGAAATAGCAGCTCATGAAAATATTAAGGAGTTAAAACGGTTGCTTATTGAATCgtcaaagaatgaggaaaaagagaaaatacCAACAAAGGAGAAAGACTGCAAGAAAGAGGAGAAAGAGAAAACGCCATCAAAAGAAAAGGATTCGAAGAAGGAGGCTAAAGAGAAAACACAATCAAAGGAATTGAAGAAGGAGGTTAAGGAGAAAAAACCGCCAAAGGATGTGAAAAAGGAGGATACAGGTAAAGAGAAACCGCCATTATCAGGGGACGCAAAGAAGGAAGATAAAGAGAAAACATCGTCAAAGGATGACAAGGACACTACAACATCTCAAAATGGAAGCatatttggcaaagttttcAGTTTCAACCTTAAGGAGCTCAAAGTTTCAAACTCGCATGAAGAAGTTGTGGATCATGACGATGATGAGATTGAACTAGACGAGGCTCTGAAAGACTCGATATTTGAGGTAGACTCTCCAGGGTCAGCTGATCACCGAAGAAATTCTTCTTCTACGTTCACAGACGATGGAGATGGGTTCCAATCAGATGATTATGATCATCTAGATGGAACTCCAGGTGAAAATTCAAGGAAAAAGAAAGCATTGCTACGAAGATTCGGAGATCTTATAAAGAGAAGCACTACTTATAGTACCAAAAAGGAACCATCGCCGGATCCGAAAAAGGAACCATCACCGGATACCAAAGAAGAAACATCACCAACCAAAAAGGAGCCTTCACCAGAATAG
- the LOC126616038 gene encoding putative WEB family protein At1g65010, chloroplastic isoform X2: MQQQKMEQPEEELKNVKEQLQAVEVERDRAVDEHQETKKVAEEANMRLSEELATQNDVGMLSELSFTKELLSNARQELKSRAENIESLKLELGKAKGLELKLTENVKTFEAQAKTLLSQNEERIRELEIKADNAKTSDAHAKALLSESKKRIRELEMKLAENMKSTEAEAHTKALLFTKEKRIRDLELKLAEKAEISEPHMKALLLKSEERIRELEFELAEYMKSTNVGADTKALLSENEKKVGELEVKMAENAETSEAQTKTLLLKSDEKIQELELKLAENVESSEAETKALLSESDKRIRELEMEIEKRKQSEARILDSLITQTNQLEQTKVLLEEAKFESASFRKKLENEDESAESSQDSSASHDHDQPESNISMKEELESLKSELQLTKENLVDVQKKEQLATSMVEKLLEEIKVLKHELKLATEAEENGGRAMDDLAFALKEVATEANQLKDKLCVSQAELEHSRAQEERLNAISKSNEESYKTLLDEARREAERHKNVAARLKIEHEESVLAWSGKETGFVNCIRGAEEDRHAAQQENFRLHELLLETDNRAMLSKEENSKLRDILKQALNEANVAKEATAIAQAENSQLKDTLAGKEEALNFLTRENENYRVNEIAAHENIKELKRLLIESSKNEEKEKIPTKEKDCKKEEKEKTPSKEKDSKKEAKEKTQSKELKKEVKEKKPPKDVKKEDTGKEKPPLSGDAKKEDKEKTSSKDDKDTTTSQNGSIFGKVFSFNLKELKVSNSHEEVVDHDDDEIELDEALKDSIFEVDSPGSADHRRNSSSTFTDDGDGFQSDDYDHLDGTPGENSRKKKALLRRFGDLIKRSTTYSTKKEPSPDPKKEPSPDTKEETSPTKKEPSPE; encoded by the exons ATGCAGCAACAAAAAATGGAGCAACCCGAAGAGGAGTTGAAGAATGTGAAGGAGCAATTGCAAGCAGTGGAGGTAGAAAGAGATCGAGCTGTCGATGAGCATCAAGAGACGAAAAAAGTGGCAGAAGAGGCCAACATGAGGCTTAGTGAAGAATTGGCAACGCAGAATGATGTCGGGATGCTCTCAGAATTAAGTTTCACGAAGGAGCTGCTGTCGAATGCAAGGCAAGAACTGAAGAGTAGAGCGGAGAATATTGAGTCTTTGAAACTTGAGTTGGGAAAGGCCAAAGGTTTGGAGCTCAAGTTGACTGAGAATGTAAAAACCTTTGAAGCTCAAGCGAAGACTTTATTGTCTCAAAACGAAGAAAGGATTCGGGAATTGGAGATCAAAGCGGACAATGCAAAAACCTCGGATGCTCATGCAAAGGCCTTATTGTCGGAAAGTAAAAAAAGAATTCGCGAATTGGAGATGAAACTGGCAGAGAATATGAAGTCCACTGAGGCAGAGGCTCACACAAAGGCTTTATTattcacaaaggaaaaaagaatTCGGGATTTGGAGCTCAAACTGGCAGAAAAAGCGGAAATCTCCGAGCCTCACATGAAGGCTTTATTGCTCAAAAGTGAGGAAAGAATTCGGGAATTGGAGTTCGAACTGGCAGAGTATATGAAGTCCACTAACGTAGGGGCAGACACAAAGGCTTTACTGTccgaaaatgaaaaaaaggTTGGGGAACTTGAGGTCAAAATGGCAGAGAATGCAGAAACCTCGGAGGCTCAAACGAAGACGTTATTGCTCAAAAGTGACGAAAAAAttcaggaattggagctcaaaCTGGCAGAGAAT GTGGAATCCTCTGAGGCTGAAACGAAGGCTTTATTGTCTGAAAGTGACAAGAGAATTCGAGAACTGGAAATGGAAATAGAGAAAAGGAAGCAATCAGAAGCAAGAATTCTTGATTCATTGATCACCCAAACCAACCAACTTGAACAGACCAAGGTTTTACTTGAAGAGGCAAAGTTTGAGAGTGCCTCTTTTCGCAAGAAATTGGAGAACGAAGATGAATCCGCTGAAAGTAGTCAAGATAGTAGTGCATCTCATGATCATGATCAACCCGAAAGTAATATTTCCATGAAGGAGGAATTAGAGAGTCTCAAGTCTGAGCTTCAATTGACAAAGGAGAATCTGGTTGATGTCCAAAAAAAGGAGCAACTTGCTACGTCGATGGTTGAGAAATTACTTGAGGAGATTAAAGTACTTAAACATGAACTGAAGTTGGCAACCGAAGCTGAAGAAAATGGAGGAAGGGCGATGGATGATCTGGCTTTCGCATTGAAAGAAGTTGCGACAGAAGCCAACCAGTTGAAAGATAAACTTTGCGTGAGCCAAGCAGAGTTAGAGCACTCAAGAGCACAAGAAGAGCGTCTGAATGCAATCTCAAAGAGCAACGAGGAAAGTTACAAAACGCTACTGGATGAAGCAAGGAGAGAAGCCGAAAGACACAAAAACGTTGCTGCCAGGTTGAAAATAGAACATGAAGAGTCGGTTTTGGCATGGAGCGGGAAAGAAACCGGCTTTGTTAATTGTATTAGAGGAGCCGAGGAGGATCGACATGCTGCACAACAAGAGAACTTTAGATTGCACGAGTTGCTTCTAGAGACGGATAATAGAGCCATGTTATCAAAGGAAGAAAATAGCAAGTTGCGCGATATACTTAAGCAGGCCTTAAATGAAGCAAATGTTGCAAAAGAAGCTACCGCCATTGCTCAAGCCGAAAATTCTCAACTCAAAGATACCCTGGCTGGAAAAGAGGAGGCCTTGAATTTCCTTACTCGAGAGAACGAAAATTACAGGGTAAATGAAATAGCAGCTCATGAAAATATTAAGGAGTTAAAACGGTTGCTTATTGAATCgtcaaagaatgaggaaaaagagaaaatacCAACAAAGGAGAAAGACTGCAAGAAAGAGGAGAAAGAGAAAACGCCATCAAAAGAAAAGGATTCGAAGAAGGAGGCTAAAGAGAAAACACAATCAAAGGAATTGAAGAAGGAGGTTAAGGAGAAAAAACCGCCAAAGGATGTGAAAAAGGAGGATACAGGTAAAGAGAAACCGCCATTATCAGGGGACGCAAAGAAGGAAGATAAAGAGAAAACATCGTCAAAGGATGACAAGGACACTACAACATCTCAAAATGGAAGCatatttggcaaagttttcAGTTTCAACCTTAAGGAGCTCAAAGTTTCAAACTCGCATGAAGAAGTTGTGGATCATGACGATGATGAGATTGAACTAGACGAGGCTCTGAAAGACTCGATATTTGAGGTAGACTCTCCAGGGTCAGCTGATCACCGAAGAAATTCTTCTTCTACGTTCACAGACGATGGAGATGGGTTCCAATCAGATGATTATGATCATCTAGATGGAACTCCAGGTGAAAATTCAAGGAAAAAGAAAGCATTGCTACGAAGATTCGGAGATCTTATAAAGAGAAGCACTACTTATAGTACCAAAAAGGAACCATCGCCGGATCCGAAAAAGGAACCATCACCGGATACCAAAGAAGAAACATCACCAACCAAAAAGGAGCCTTCACCAGAATAG